A region of the Dickeya chrysanthemi NCPPB 402 genome:
TGTCCGGGCATGCAACTGTTGTTATTTTATCTTTAAATTGGTTATTAAATAGCGTAACTCCCCCCGAGAGTCCTTCGTTATTGTTATATAATAAACCAAGTTCCTGTGTTACAGACTTTTCAGGTTTAAGGTTCGGGTTACCATAGACATCACCAACATATGCTACCGAACCAAAATTAGGATCCGTTTCAGTAATTCCTGGAGCTTTGAAGCCACTACTTACCCCTCCTTTTACTGTCCAGTCCGATGCAACATTCCAGACTCCGTACAAACGCGGGCTCCAGTGATCACCAAATTGATTATCGTGGTCTAGCCTTGCTCCTGATGTTAAAGTAAAGTCTTCGGTTGCCATCCATGAATCTTCGAGAAAAACAGATTTTTCTGTGCGTTTTAAATCCGTTAAATCAGAAACCTGATTTGAAAAACCGTCATGTAACTTTTTAATACTTAATTCACCGCCAAACGTAAGAATATGACTTCCTATGTTAGAGGAAAGTGAAGAACGCATATTAATATTTTTCAAATCAATATTTTGTGAATTAATATAATAATCTTCGCTCTGGATATAAGAATCAGTTTTACCAATAGCCCAATAACCAATATGATTTACAGAGAACCGATTAACTTCCGCTTTTTTACGAAAATCAGAAGGGCAACCAGAGTAATACGTGCAATCAGGGCTTATGGATTTTCCGACCGTCTGACTGAGATCCTGCTGTGTATGGTTAGCAGTGAACGAAATATCTTGCTCATTGGTGGGAGTAAAAGTGACCTTTCCTGTCACGTTTTCTCTTTTACTGCCGCGATAACCATCATAAATTTCGTCTTCATCACGTTTTGAATAACTACCATAGGTTTGTATTGAAAGGATATTATCTACTAATGGTCCGGTAACAAAGAAGTCATTTTGAAAAATATCACCGGAATCACTGTGTTCCTGCACAGTCAAATTACTGCCGATGCTTCCCTGCCATTTTTTTGTATTTTTTTTGTAATAATGTTGATTACACCACCAATTGCATCAGAGCCGTAAAGCGATGACATCGGTCCTCTAATAACTTCTATATGATCAATAGCAGAAACCGGAGGAATCCAGGCATTCATCTGACCATAACCATCAAATAATCGGCTGCTATCTCTTGAGTCAATTCTCATTCCATCAACCAGATATAGCGTATATGCAGATCCCATACCGCGTATATTTATTTCTTTGTGGTCACCACCGACGGTTGTCGTAACACCAGGAACCCCCTGGAGCATATCAGAAATATCACGGTAAGGTTTCTTTTTTAATTGCTCCTGGGAGATTGAAGTAACTGATGCAGGTGCTTGGTCTGTACTACTGGCTTGTCCATTGGCATTTGCTGTGACAATAATTGCACTGTCTTTATCTGTGGCGTTAACGTGAAAAGAAAGCGATGAAATCAGACATATTACACTCAAATTTATAGGTGAAAGTCGGCATCCCCCCATATTATCCCCCCGAAAATTTTTTTGTTTTTTTCTACCCTAAAAATTCCTGAAAAACCATCACACATGATAATGATACTCATAAGCACTTAAGAGATGGTAATTTAAGTGGCTATGATGTCGGCCGCATTATTAATTTCAGCCATATTATTTTTTATTCCAGCCGTATACGCTGAGCTCTTCGGTAATGCCTTCAATTAGTAGAAAATATATTTTTCAACGAACGCACCGATGACTTTTTCACACAATTCAATCGAGCGTGAGAAACAGATTGTTTTCCGGGCCAGACGTTTAATGCGAGTCCTCAGTGTCAGGTTGTTACGCTCAATACGTTGAGTGAAGATTGATCAAAAACTACCGCGCAGTATACCTTGACCACGGCGCCCTACCATCCGATAAAACTGAAACCGCCCGATGGAAAGCCGTGCCATTGATCATTAATCGATACAGTTAATGTGGTTAATACGGGATAGATGAGTACTGTAATGTCGTTGATTGCCCACATTTCGCGGCAAAATCGGCTATAGACCGCTGGGTGCGGCCGGCCCATCCAGACACAGAACATCACGCCGTATTGCCGGGGCTTTTCTGTTGTCGCTCAGGGCCACCGCCCCACAGCGTGTGTGGGGAAATGTCTAATTTATTGCGCGTTATGCCGAATATTGCCGGTCAAACGGCGCATAGTACTCCACTTCAAAATATCCGGTATCTATTTTGCCGTCGGCATTTTTCCGGCAGCGGATAACCTCAAGCTCGCCACCACTGACGCGGGTATACGCCTGGCCGGGCAAAATATGGTGGTAGATGGCTTTCAGAAACGACTGATATTCCTGCGCATCCCCCGAGAAACTAAAGTGCAGATAACTGCCGACCTGCGCCGCTGTCGGGCTATCCACCGAGGTTTCTTGCTGCTGCGACGGCTCAACGGCGCTCATATGGTACGCCAACCGGACATGGCGGTTAACCCGATTGGCATCCGGCAGCACAGTCCAAAACGCATAAATCACCACATCGTCATCATATTGATGACTTGCCTGTTCCCACCAACCGACCCGCTGCGAAAGGTCATTAGCGGAAAGAAGATCATCAATATTTTGTGACTGTTCAAAGTGATGCGTACTTGTCGGTATCGCCGGTAAATCGACGAGTTCCGGGATCGGCAGCCAATCGGCACCGGTGCCTAATGAGGGCTGCAGGCTGGAGAAATCCCATAATGACGCTCTGCGATAGTGGCCGGGCGACATGCCGAAACGCTTTTTGAACGTGCGGGTAAAAGACTGTTGAGAATCAAAACAATAGCGTAACGCCACGTCCTGAATGGTTTGATTGGTAAGCTTTAACTCAATCGCCGCTTTGCTCAACCGCCGGTTGCGAATATAGGTTCCCAGTGAGACGCCGGTTTCTTTCTTGAATAACCGTTGCAAATGCCATTTGCTGTAACCTGATTTCGCGGTGACGTCATTGATCATCAGTGGGCTTTCCAGGTGGTTCTCTATCCACCCGACCAGCTCAGCGGTAAACCTCACCATCGATGGCATCGTTGATAACATCATTGCAAAATCCTCCTTACTGACTACCAGAAACTGACTCATAACCGCCGATGACAAACCGGCATCGGCATCAATTCATCTATTACCACCGCGACCATCGCAGCAGTCACTACAGCGATATAGCACGATAACCCAGGGCTGGACTCAGTAAGGCAAGTAGCGCGCCACCACTTCATCAGGCAGCATCTTGGTCAGCAGATATATCAGTTGTTCCGTTTCCTGAGGCGTCAGGCGAGCGGTCAGTTGCGCAGGAACCCCCCGCAAGCCTTCCTGTTCGAAATTCCGACAGATCTCCCGCCCCTTTTCCGTCAACGCCAGAATGACCTGCCGTTTATCATCCGGGTGAGGCTGACGCACAATCAGCTCCCGCTTCACCATCCGCTCAACCATGCGGCTTAGCGCGCCGCCATCCACCATCACGTTCTTGCTCACCTCTACCGGGCTGATCACCCCGTTATAAATGCTGATCAAGACCTTGAACTGGGGAGCCGTGATATCAGTGCCGGCGAAATACTCATTAAGCAGATGATCTTTAAACTGATTTGACAGATGGATCAGCAATCCTATCGAGCAAACTATCTCGTTATTGGTTCTGTTCATGTAATAAAAAACTGACTAGGCATTAATTTATTAAGAAACTAATGCCTGGTCAACGAAATGTCAAGCCGGACCACCGCCCCATTTACATTTTACTTACAATGGAAACGTCGCAACCCGTCTCCGCGGCGGACTTACATCTGCCGCGCTCGTCATAGCCATGAACAGGGAAATACCAACAGCAGCAAGGGTTAGCGGAAGGTCATGACCGACTGCAACAGCCTTTGGGCGTAGGGGTGGGAAACATTGGGCAAATCGTTCACCGCGCAGGTTTCAACAATTTCGCCCTCGTAAAAGAACATCACGCGGTGACACAGATATGCCGCCGCCTGAATATCATGCGTAATAAACACGCAGGAGAGGTTAACGCGTTTTTGCAGGTCAATGAGCAGATCCAAAATCTGTACCTGTGAGGAGACATCCAGCGCACTGATGGCTTCATCCAACACCAGCAGTTGCGGATTCGTCGCCACCGCGCGGCACAGACAGACACGCTGAATCTGGCCGCCGGACAACTCATGAATATGGCGATCGCCTAATGTCGGCGCCAGTCCGGCCAGCGCGCATAAGTCGGCGATTCGGCGATCCCGGTCACCCCGCCGGACGATACCCTGCAATATCAACGGCTCAGACAACGCCTGATTCACCGTCATCAGCGGGTTAATCGACGAGGTGTAATCCTGAAACACGGCGCTGATACGCTGTTTCCTGTTTTGGGGAGCCGAAACCGACTCGCCCGCTAATAACAGGCTTCCCCGATCCGGCAGTTCCAGCCCGCAAATCAGGCGCGCCAGCGTACTTTTTCCGCTGCCGCTTTCACCGACGATCCCCAGACATTCGCCGTGATCAAGCGAGAACGAAACCGACTTGATGATCGCACGCTTTCTTTTCAGGAAAGCCAGGCGCTGCGTTTCCGGGTAGTTTTTTTCAACCTGCCGCACATCCAGCAACATGCGTTATATTCCCATAATCCGGTGGAACGCCGCGCTCAAACGCCTGCGGGTATCAATCAGGTGGCGGGTATAATCCTGTTCGGGATGGGTAAATACCCGTTCCGTGCATCCCTGTTCGACAACCCGACCGTCTTTCATCACGACCACCTGTTGCGCCAGCGCGCCGACCAACGCCAGATCGTGAGAGACGAACACCATGGCGCTGTCATGCTGTTTTTGCAGTTCGATAAACTGCTGCACGATGTCGTATTGCGTCATGCCGTCGAGCGAGGCGGTTGGTTCATCTGCGATGATTAACGCCGGTTGCGATACCAATGCGATGGCAATCATCACCCGTTGCAGCATCCCGCCGGATAGCTGGTGAGGATAGGCCGCCAATACGGCCGTGGCATCCCGCAAACCGACGCGCGCCAGTTGCGCCAACGCGCAGGCCCGGCGCTGCGCGCGGGTTAACGCTCCATGCCGCCGGAGCGATTCATCAAAATGGTTGCCGATCGTATACAGCGGATCAAATGCGCCGGGCGCGTCCTGCATGATCAACACCATCTGCCGACCACGAATCGCCCGCCACGTCTGGGAAGAAAGGCACCGTAAGTCGTTGCCGTTGAACATCATCTCGCCGCTTACCTGCAACCAGGGCGGCAGCAAGCCAAGCAGGCTCTTGCACAGCAACGTTTTCCCGCTGCCGCTCTCCCCTACGATGGCCGTACAGCACCCGGCATGAAGCCTCAGCGTCACGCCCTCAAGCAGCCGGCCCCCTGTGCGCTTGTCGGTGATCGCCAACCGGTTAACATCGAGCAAGATCGGCGGCGTCATGATGGTGATGTCCGATTATCGGTATAGGTGGCCGGCTCCAACGCATCATGCAAAAAATCCCCCACCACATGACAGGCGGCGACCACCACGGCGATAGCCAGACCGGCAGGCAGCATCTGCGTGGGGTGCGTCAACATGACGTTTTTCGCCTCGCTGAGCATATTTCCCCATTCCGGCAACGGCGGCTGGGCACCCAGCCCCAAAAAAGAGAGCGCTGAAATCATCAGTATCACACTGCCAATATCCGCAGACGCCAAAATCACCATATCGGCGGCGGCGGCCGGCACCAAATGTCGACGCATCACGTAGGCCGGCGGCGCCGCGATGATCCGCACATAGTTGACATAATTTCTGCTGCTGTGCCTGAGCGTTATCCCGCGAGTCATGCGCGCATACCAGGCCCACTTCGCCAACACCACCGCCAGCAGAATCGTCGGCATCCCCGGCCCGATGGCACCGACGATGGCAAACACCATCACTTCGCCGGGAAAAGACAGCATCGCGTCGCAGACGCGCATTAAGCAGCTATCGATCCGGCCCTGGCAATAACCGGCAATCATCCCAATGACGGCGCCCGTCAGCACGGTCATCACCATAGCGGCGACGCTGTAAAATACCGTTGTTCTTACGCCGAACACCAGCCGCGAAAAAACGCACCGCCCCAGATTATCCGTACCGAGCGGATACAGCAGGCTAATGCCCTGATACTTATGCCTTATCGACGTCAGGGTCGGGTCGTGCGGCGCAATATAGGGAGCGAACACCCCGGCCAGACACACCGCCAGCAGCAGCAGGACGCATAACAACGCCAGCCGATCCTGCCTTATCTTCTTTCCGATACCCGGCTGCCTCATTCCCGCGCGCCTCTTATTCGTGGGTCAAGTTTGCGCTGTAATAGATCGGTCAACAGATTGCCGCCCAGAAACAACAGCGCCATCAGCAGCATGTAAGCCTGAATCATCGGATAATCGCGGTTAAAAATAGCGGACAGACACAACCGGCCAACGCCGGGCCAGGCAAAAATATTTTCGATCACCACCGTACCGGCAATCAGTTTGGGAATACTCATGCCGATCGCCACCAGCGACGCATGCAGAGAGTTCACCAGCACATGCTTGATGACAATGACCGGCTCCGGTAGCCCCCGCGCTCTGGCGTACAACACGTAATTTTGCCGCAGATTGCCGAGCATACTGCCCCGAATCAGGCGAATATAGGTGCCGATGTACCCCATCGCCAGCGTACATGACGGCAAAATCACGGCATGCGCGTCTTGCATGCCACCGACCGGCAGCAGGTCGAGCCTGACCGCCAGCCCCCACATCAACAGCAGGCCAAGCCAATAGTTAGGGATAGCGATCGTTAAAAACACCAGGCTGCGTACGGCTTTATCGAACAGGGTGTTTTCGGTTACCGCACAGAGCACGCCCAGCGTCAGCGATATCGTCACAATCAGCGCCAGCGACGTCGCCGCCAGATACAACGTGGCGGGCATCGCCTGCCTGAACTCGAGCCACACCGCATTTCCGGTGATAAACGACGTGCCGAAATCAAGATGCAGCACCCGCCAGAGCCACTGCCAGTAACGCAGGAAAAACGGTTGATCCAGCCCCAGCTCGCGTCGCATCAGCTGTATGGCTTCGTCGGTCGGTACAATCTCATTCACCCGTAACGCCACTTCAGCCGGGTCCGACGGCACCCAATTCAGCAACGAAAACGCCAGAAACGATATCAGAACGGCCAGCGGCGCCGTCATACCTACTCGTTTGATGAAATAAACGCGCATTCGCTGCTGTTTCCTCTGCTGGCCCACCACCGCCGACTCCCGACGCACCATCAGGAGCATTACACTCAAAAATGCATGTTCTCAAAGGGAATTTCATACTGTGAGACGTTAAACGCCACCCCTTTCAGCACCGGCGCATAAATCGCTTTCGTCCTTGAATAGGTCAACGGGATATACACCGCTTCATCGGCCAACAACGTAAACAACTGCGTGTAGCGCGTCTGGCGCTGTTTCTCATCCGGCGTCAGCAATATTTCGCCGATCAGCGTGTCGATCTCCGCTTTGCGGTGTAACCCCGTCTGGGCCTGATAATCCGCATGAGCGGGAATACGGAACGACGAAATATACGACGCCGGATCATACGGCGTGCCCCATGACAACGAATATTGCAGGTCAAAATCGCCCGATTTTTGACGATCCAAAAACGCCTGTTTTTCTTCTCCCAGGATAGTCAACTGCACGCCGACCTTTTTCAGGTCATCCTGAATCAGCTCGGCAATTTCCCGTTCCGCCGCATTATTGCGGTTATAAGACAGCATCAGCACCAGCGCCTTGCCGTCCTTTTCCCGCACCGTTTTTCCCGCCGCCAGATGCCAGCCGGCCGCCTCCAGCAACACCCCGGCCCGTTGCGGGTCAAACCGGTAAACCGGCAAATCGATATCGCAATACGGCACACGGCGCGACATCAGCGTATCAGCGACGCTTTCGGTGTTGCCCATCACCCCGGTGGCGATGGCGGCTTTATCAATCGCGTATTGCAGCGCCTGCCGCACCGCTTTATCTGCGGTGACAGGACGACCGCTATTCAACACCAGCGCGCGCGACGCCACCGGCGGGCTTATCAACGCCCGGTATTTTCCTGAGGCTTCCAGTGCGGCAAAGCTGTCCATATCCAGCATGTCGCCGTCCGCCCCGAAAATGAGCTGGACGCTTTCTTTTTGCAACGCCAACAGCATCGATTGCCGGTCAGGCATCACCCGCCACATCACGCTGTGAAGACGCGGCCGGGCGCCCCAGTAATCAGGGTTAACGACAAACCGCGCATACTGATTGGGTTTATGCTCCGCCAGTATCCATGGGCCGGTGCCGACATACCCGGTAATGCCGTCTTTGGTTTTTCCGCCGATAAATGCTTTCGGCGACAGCAAACGGAAGGGCCGGGTCAACCCCAGTTCGATTAAGGTCGGGTAATAGGGGTTTTTCAGCGTAATCTGGACGCGGTAACGGTCCAGCGCGGTGACATTATCGATCTGCTTTACCAGTTCAAGCCAGGCATGGCGCGGATAATTATCCAACACCGCGTCCATGTTCTGTTTAACCGCCGCCGCCGTCAGCGGCTCGCCATCGCTAAACCGGACATCATGACGTAACGAAAAAATATACTGTTTGCCGTCAGGCGATATCGTCCAGCTTTCCGCCAGCCAGGGTTTCACACCGTCAGGGGTATTGATGACCAGCGATTCAAACACCATATTCTGGGCGGCCATTTCACCGGAATAAAGATGGGGATTAATATCCCGAATATCTTTGGTGCTGGCGTAAACCAATTGATTGTCATGCATATCGGCCGATACCGACAATGCGCCGAACAGCAGACACAGCACCAGTGCCGCCAGCGAGAAGGGATGAATGCTCATCATCTTGCTTACCCTGAAAAATAAAAAAGAAACGCCAACGCATCTATACCCGTCATACTTCAAGTTGCAGGTGCGTTGGCTGCGTTCGTTCACCCGAATCACTTACCTGAGTAAGCTCATCGGGATTCTCTCTCTTGCCGCCTTCCTGCAACTCGAATTATTTTGGGTATATAACGTGAAGTATGACGGGGACACCCGTTTATTTTTCCGCAACAACCATAAACATCGGCGTAGAGGCGTAATTAATTTTCTCTTCGTTATCCCATACGTTTTCAGCAATATTTTCATCGATAACGACTTGATGAAAACCACAGGACAGCAGAGC
Encoded here:
- the opp1C gene encoding nickel/cobalt ABC transporter permease, producing the protein MRQPGIGKKIRQDRLALLCVLLLLAVCLAGVFAPYIAPHDPTLTSIRHKYQGISLLYPLGTDNLGRCVFSRLVFGVRTTVFYSVAAMVMTVLTGAVIGMIAGYCQGRIDSCLMRVCDAMLSFPGEVMVFAIVGAIGPGMPTILLAVVLAKWAWYARMTRGITLRHSSRNYVNYVRIIAAPPAYVMRRHLVPAAAADMVILASADIGSVILMISALSFLGLGAQPPLPEWGNMLSEAKNVMLTHPTQMLPAGLAIAVVVAACHVVGDFLHDALEPATYTDNRTSPS
- a CDS encoding TonB-dependent receptor domain-containing protein, coding for MQEHSDSGDIFQNDFFVTGPLVDNILSIQTYGSYSKRDEDEIYDGYRGSKRENVTGKVTFTPTNEQDISFTANHTQQDLSQTVGKSISPDCTYYSGCPSDFRKKAEVNRFSVNHIGYWAIGKTDSYIQSEDYYINSQNIDLKNINMRSSLSSNIGSHILTFGGELSIKKLHDGFSNQVSDLTDLKRTEKSVFLEDSWMATEDFTLTSGARLDHDNQFGDHWSPRLYGVWNVASDWTVKGGVSSGFKAPGITETDPNFGSVAYVGDVYGNPNLKPEKSVTQELGLLYNNNEGLSGGVTLFNNQFKDKITTVACPDTQCKPVPNQYGAYPLTFANVGNAVTRGVEADLNFAINNNITVENNYTYTYSQQKSGEYKGKPLTKLPKHQFTSTVNYQLNESVKTWLTMNFRGKDSENVGGTEQTLLPIRAPSFALFDFGTDYSLSKNVNVKAGISNLLDKRIRYDNYGYTEDGRRFWGAVNYTF
- a CDS encoding TonB-dependent receptor plug domain-containing protein, translated to MGGCRLSPINLSVICLISSLSFHVNATDKDSAIIVTANANGQASSTDQAPASVTSISQEQLKKKPYRDISDMLQGVPGVTTTVGGDHKEINIRGMGSAYTLYLVDGMRIDSRDSSRLFDGYGQMNAWIPPVSAIDHIEVIRGPMSSLYGSDAIGGVINIITKKIQKNGREASAVI
- a CDS encoding ABC transporter ATP-binding protein, giving the protein MTPPILLDVNRLAITDKRTGGRLLEGVTLRLHAGCCTAIVGESGSGKTLLCKSLLGLLPPWLQVSGEMMFNGNDLRCLSSQTWRAIRGRQMVLIMQDAPGAFDPLYTIGNHFDESLRRHGALTRAQRRACALAQLARVGLRDATAVLAAYPHQLSGGMLQRVMIAIALVSQPALIIADEPTASLDGMTQYDIVQQFIELQKQHDSAMVFVSHDLALVGALAQQVVVMKDGRVVEQGCTERVFTHPEQDYTRHLIDTRRRLSAAFHRIMGI
- a CDS encoding MarR family transcriptional regulator; translated protein: MNRTNNEIVCSIGLLIHLSNQFKDHLLNEYFAGTDITAPQFKVLISIYNGVISPVEVSKNVMVDGGALSRMVERMVKRELIVRQPHPDDKRQVILALTEKGREICRNFEQEGLRGVPAQLTARLTPQETEQLIYLLTKMLPDEVVARYLPY
- a CDS encoding ABC transporter ATP-binding protein, producing MLLDVRQVEKNYPETQRLAFLKRKRAIIKSVSFSLDHGECLGIVGESGSGKSTLARLICGLELPDRGSLLLAGESVSAPQNRKQRISAVFQDYTSSINPLMTVNQALSEPLILQGIVRRGDRDRRIADLCALAGLAPTLGDRHIHELSGGQIQRVCLCRAVATNPQLLVLDEAISALDVSSQVQILDLLIDLQKRVNLSCVFITHDIQAAAYLCHRVMFFYEGEIVETCAVNDLPNVSHPYAQRLLQSVMTFR
- the opp1B gene encoding nickel/cobalt ABC transporter permease, encoding MRVYFIKRVGMTAPLAVLISFLAFSLLNWVPSDPAEVALRVNEIVPTDEAIQLMRRELGLDQPFFLRYWQWLWRVLHLDFGTSFITGNAVWLEFRQAMPATLYLAATSLALIVTISLTLGVLCAVTENTLFDKAVRSLVFLTIAIPNYWLGLLLMWGLAVRLDLLPVGGMQDAHAVILPSCTLAMGYIGTYIRLIRGSMLGNLRQNYVLYARARGLPEPVIVIKHVLVNSLHASLVAIGMSIPKLIAGTVVIENIFAWPGVGRLCLSAIFNRDYPMIQAYMLLMALLFLGGNLLTDLLQRKLDPRIRGARE
- a CDS encoding helix-turn-helix domain-containing protein; this translates as MMLSTMPSMVRFTAELVGWIENHLESPLMINDVTAKSGYSKWHLQRLFKKETGVSLGTYIRNRRLSKAAIELKLTNQTIQDVALRYCFDSQQSFTRTFKKRFGMSPGHYRRASLWDFSSLQPSLGTGADWLPIPELVDLPAIPTSTHHFEQSQNIDDLLSANDLSQRVGWWEQASHQYDDDVVIYAFWTVLPDANRVNRHVRLAYHMSAVEPSQQQETSVDSPTAAQVGSYLHFSFSGDAQEYQSFLKAIYHHILPGQAYTRVSGGELEVIRCRKNADGKIDTGYFEVEYYAPFDRQYSA
- the nikA gene encoding nickel ABC transporter substrate-binding protein, which produces MMSIHPFSLAALVLCLLFGALSVSADMHDNQLVYASTKDIRDINPHLYSGEMAAQNMVFESLVINTPDGVKPWLAESWTISPDGKQYIFSLRHDVRFSDGEPLTAAAVKQNMDAVLDNYPRHAWLELVKQIDNVTALDRYRVQITLKNPYYPTLIELGLTRPFRLLSPKAFIGGKTKDGITGYVGTGPWILAEHKPNQYARFVVNPDYWGARPRLHSVMWRVMPDRQSMLLALQKESVQLIFGADGDMLDMDSFAALEASGKYRALISPPVASRALVLNSGRPVTADKAVRQALQYAIDKAAIATGVMGNTESVADTLMSRRVPYCDIDLPVYRFDPQRAGVLLEAAGWHLAAGKTVREKDGKALVLMLSYNRNNAAEREIAELIQDDLKKVGVQLTILGEEKQAFLDRQKSGDFDLQYSLSWGTPYDPASYISSFRIPAHADYQAQTGLHRKAEIDTLIGEILLTPDEKQRQTRYTQLFTLLADEAVYIPLTYSRTKAIYAPVLKGVAFNVSQYEIPFENMHF